Within Cellulophaga sp. L1A9, the genomic segment AATCAGATAAGAAAGACAACGGAAAAATAAATGTCGTTACTACCACCTCTATGATCACAGATTTGGTTAAAAATATTGGCGGAGACTATATCAACCTCCAAGGCCTAATGGGCAGCGGCGTAGATCCGCACCTCTATAAAGCTAGTGAGGGCGATGTTTCTAAACTATCAGAAGCAGATATCATTTTTTATAACGGCCTACATTTAGAAGGCAAGCTGGTAGAAGTTTTTGAGAAAATGGCGCATCAGAATAAAAAAACCATCGCCCTATCAGATGCACTAGACAAAAACACCTTAATTGGTTCAGAATTCTTTGCCTCTAATTATGACCCCCATATTTGGTTCAATGTAGATTACTGGAAAGAAGCAACCAAGTATGTCGTGAAGCAATTATCTGAAGCGGTTCCAGAACACCAAGCTGTTTTTAAAACCAACGGTGAAGCGTATTTAAATAAGCTAGAAGCCCTGAAAACAAAACTGAATAAAACCATCCAAACCCTACCAGAAGACAAACGTGTGCTCGTTACGGCTCATGATGCTTTTAATTATTTCGGAAAGTCCTTTGGCTTTGAAGTGGTGGGACTACAAGGAATTTCAACAGCTACGGAAGCTGGTGTTCAGGACGTTCAAAAAATGTCAGATTTTATTATTGACCAAAAAGTAAAAGCTATCTTTATAGAAAGTTCGGTACCTAGACGTACCATTGAGGCGGTAAAAGCTGCGGTAAATGCTAAAAACCACGATGTGGAAATTGGCGGTTCATTATATTCAGATGCCTTAGGGAATCCGGGTACGGCAGAAGGCACCTACATTGGTATGTTCGAGTATAATGTGAATACCATCGTAAACGCTTTAAAATAATGAAATCTAGAAGCTATTTCCTGCTATCCGCTATATCTTTTTTAAAGAAAAATCAAAAAAGTATGCCGCTACTATCAGGGCTAAACACCTATTAAAATGACAAATATAGCCGTAAAAGTTGATGATTTAACGGTAGCCTACAACTACAAACCTGTACTTTGGGATATCGATTTAGAGATTCCAGAAGGAGTGCTTATGGCCATTGTTGGGCCTAACGGTGCAGGTAAATCTACCTTAATAAAATCTATTTTAGGAATCTTAAAACCTTTAGCAGGGAGTGTTACCATCTATGGCAAACCCTATAATAAGCAACGGTCTCTAGTAGCCTATGTACCTCAAAAAGGAAGTGTGGATTGGGATTTTCCTACCACCGCATTAGATGTGGTTATGATGGGTACCTATGGCAGTTTAGGGTGGATTAAACGTCCTGGACAAAAAGAAAAAAAATTGGCATTAGAAGCTTTAGAAAAAGTAGGGATGCTTGCTTTTCAAAGCCGACAAATCAATCAGCTTTCTGGCGGACAACAACAACGTATTTTTCTAGCACGCGCCTTAGTACAAGATGCTGCCATCTATTTCATGGATGAACCCTTTCAAGGGGTAGATGCTACTACAGAAATTGCCATTATCAATATTCTTAAAGAATTACGTAAAGCCAATAAAACAGTAATTGTAGTACATCACGATCTGCAAACCGTACCCGAATATTTTGATTGGGTGACCTTTTTAAACGTAAAGAAAATTGCTACTGGCCCCGTAAAAGATATTTTCAATGATGATAACTTGACCAAAACCTATGGCATTAATTTTAAAGTTAGTGTGCAAGAATAGCGATTAGAGGTTTAAGAGATAAAGTAGTAGAACTGTCTAAGACGATTTCCGGTCTACAAAAACATTGGAGAACAAAAATTCAAGCCTAAGAACTTAAAGACTACAGACTAACTACTAAAAACGAAATACTAACCACTAAAACAGATAATCATAGATCCTTTAGAATACATAGAACTTGTTTTTACAGACTATACACTCCGAACCATTACGTTAGGGACTGCCATTTTAGGAGCGGTTTGTGGCATGCTCGGTAGTTTTGCAGTTCTTAGAAAGCAAAGTCTTCTTGGCGATGCTATCTCACATGCCGCATTGCCTGGTATTGCCATTGCATTTCTAATTACAGGAACAAAAGACAGTAGCGTTTTATTAATTGGAGCATTAGTAAGCGGACTCATAGGTACGTTTTGGATTCGTGGTATTACCTCCAAAACACATTTAAAATCAGACACCGCATTGGGCTTAATATTATCCCTCTTTTTCGGGTTTGGAATGTTGCTCCTTACTTTTATTCAAAAGCAACCCAATGCCAACCAAGCAGGTTTAGATAAATACCTTTTTGGACAAGCTGCAACACTCGTAGAAAGTGATGTTTGGCTTATGGCTATCGTAACCGGTATTTGCCTAATCATTTTACTACTTTTCTGGAAAGAATTTAAAATCCTTTTATTTGATGCCGACTATACCAAAACCCTTGGTTTCAATACAAAATTTATAGATATCTTAATTACCACCTTTATTGTGCTGGCTATTGTATTAGGGTTGCAAACCGTAGGTGTTATACTAATGAGCGCAATGCTCCTTGCTCCCGCTGCTGCAGCAAGGCAGTGGACCAATAGTTTAAGTTTTATGGTCGTATTAGCGGCTATCTTTGGTGCTTTTGCAGGTGTTTTTGGTACCGCAATTAGTGCCAGCCAAAGCAACCTTTCTACCGGACCTGTCATTGTTATTGTAGCAGGAGTTTTTGTAATATTTTCTTTTATATTTTCTCCCAGTCGTGGTTTACTATTTAAGCAGATAAGACTTATTAAAAACAGACGAGATTTAGAGCTACATAAGACCTTAGCTTTTATGTATCACATTGCAGAAACGCATGAGAACATTTCACATCCACATGCCATTAAAATATTAAATAATTTTCAAGGATATACTACGAAAACCCTAAAGGAATTAGTACAAAAAAATTATGTAACCATTAAAGGAAACATGTGGAGTTTAACCAAGGAAGGGTTTACTGTAGCTTCTAATTTGTATAACCAACAAAATACTAAAGATGAGTAGCTCACAAATAGAAATTCAGCTTATCGCTAGTATTGTAGCCATCGCTTGTGCTATTCCAGGAACGTTTCTGGTACTCCGAAAAATGGCTATGATTAGTGATGCCATCAGTCACTCTATTCTTCCGGGTATTGTTATTGGTTTTTTTATCACGCAAGATTTAAATTCTCCATTACTTATTATTCTTGCTGCCTTTACTGGAATTATCACCGTTGTTTTAGTAGAATACATTCAAAAAACAGGCTTGGTAAAAGAGGATACCGCCATTGGCTTGGTGTTCCCTACCCTATTTAGTATTGGTGTCATCTTAATTGCTAAAAATGCAAATGATGTGCATCTAGATGTAGATGCCGTACTTTTGGGAGAACTTGCCTTTGCTCCTTTTGATCGTATGATTATTGGTGGCGTAGATATCGGTCCTAAATCGCTGATCATAATTGGCACAATTCTCATTATTACCATCACTCTACTATTTTTATTCTTTAAAGAACTTAAAATCAGCACTTTTGACGCTGGATTAGCTGCATCATTGGGATTCTCTCCTACGGTAATCCATTATGGATTAATGACGGTTTCGTCAGTGACTACAGTAGGTGCGTTTGATGCTGTTGGCGCTATTCTAGTGGTTGCTTTAATGATTGCTCCCGCTGCTACCGCCTATTTATTAACGACAGACTTAAAGCGTATGTTGGTGCTGGCCATTGTTTTTGGGGTTACTGGAGCTATTTCTGGATATTGGTTAGCGCATATCCTAGACGCTTCTATTGCGGGTTCTATAACTACCATGTTAGGTATTATCTTCTTTTTAGTATATCTATTCGCTCCTAGTAAAGGGGTTATTGCAGTAGTCTATCGCGAGAAACAGCAACGTATAGAAGTTTCGTTGCTTACCTTTTTATTGCATTTGAAAAATCACCAAGAGGAAGAAGAGCGCCATGTTAATCACCTCAACGAACACATCAACTGGCAGAAAGTCCGCAGTAAAACCGTATTGGAACTCGCCCAAAAAAATAATATGATTCTTATTGATAATGGGGTGGTTTCCTTAACGGAAAAAGGAGAAGAATTCACCTCTTTAGCTATTGATTATATTATTACGAATGAGGATGCTAAAATTGAGTATATGAAGGATGATTTCTTTCTGTTTAGGGGGTAACGTGTAATTGTTCATTTTTTTCATCGATAAAAAAACGAACCAAACCTGCCTGCCGGCAGGCAGGAAAATCTAGGCTGACGAAACTAAGTCTAAATTTTTCTATCAATCTCCTGAATTTAAGGAACTCGCTTTTAACAAAAGAGAAAAATAAAACCTAGCGTTAAGCTCAAACAGCCTGAAATTACTACGGAAATTTCAATTCAAATTTCACGACAAATTTTCGATAGGCCCTTCCTTAATTCAACTAAAAACAGCAATCAGACTTTCTTACTAAATACTTTGTACTATCTACTTAATACTAAAACACAAATGTCAGTTCGAGTGATTTTCAGTAGAAAATTGTATCGAGAACTTTTTGAAACACGACAACTTCTCGATACTAATGATGCATCCGCTAACGCTACTTCATCATTCACTCGAAGTGACAACACAACACTATTGTACTTTCAAAATCATAACTTTACACTGAATAGACAACTGTCAGTTCGAGTGATTTTCAGTAGAAAATTGTATCGAGAACTTTTTACTGCTCGAAAACTTCTCGATACTAATGATGCATCCGCTAACGCTACTTCATCATTCACTCGAAGTGACAACACAACACTATTGTACTTTCAAAAAGACCTGTCTATTCCTTCCTTACTGTATTACTTATTACTTTGTACTATCTACTGAATACTAAAAACACAAATGTCAGTTCGAGTGATTTTCAGTAGAAAATTGTATCGAGAACTTTTTGAAACGCGATAACTTCTCGATACTAATGATGCATCCGCTAAGGCTACTTCACCATTCACTCGAAGTGACAGCGTCGCTTTGTTTTATAATAAGTACACATATCTAATCAATACCATTTACTATTATTCAAACCCAAACTAGCTGTTCATTTTTTTCATCGATAAAAAAACGAACCAAAACTGCCTGCCAGCAGGCAGGAAAATCTAGGCTGACGAAACTAAGTCTAAATTTTTCTATCAATCTCCTGAATTTCAGGAACTCGCTTTTAACAGAAGAGAAAAATAAAACCTAGCGTTAAGCTCAAACAGCCTGAAATTGCTACGGATATTTCAATTCAAATTTTACGACAAATTTTCGATAGGCCGTTCCTTAATTCAACTAAAAACAGCAATCAGACTTTCTTACTAAATACTTTGTGCTATCTACTTAATACTAAAAACACAAATGTCAGTTCGCGTGATTTTCAGTAGAAAATTGTATCGAGAACTTTTTGGAACACGACAACTTCTCGATACTAATGACGCATCCGCTAGCGCTATTGCATCATTCACTCGAAGTGACAACACAACACTATTGTAATTTCAAAAGACCTGTCTATTCCTTCCTTACTGTATTACTTATTACTTTGCACTACTTACTTAATACTAAAAACACAACTGTCAGTTCGAGTGATTTTCGATAGGAAATTGTATCGCGAACTTTTTGAACACGACAACTTCTCGATACTAATGATGCATCCGCTAACGCTACTTCATCATTCACTCGAAGTGACATCGTCGCTTTGTTTTATAATAAGTACACATATCTACTTTTGTCCTTTTTACTTATTACTTCATACTTAATTCGTTGTACTCACTGCTTAATACTAAAAACACAAATGTCAGTTCGAGTGATTTTCGATAGAAAATTGTATCGAGAACTTTTTGAAATACGACAACTTCTCGATACTAATGATGTATCCGCTAACGCTACTTCATCATTCACTCGAAGTGACAACACAACACTATTGTAATTTCAAGAAGGCCTGTCTATTACTACTTTACTTCTTACTTCTTACTAATAAATAATCTAAAGTAAAAAACCTCAACACTAGCTTTCAAATTAGTCTAGCTCCTCCGCTAGGGTGTTAATGAGAATTTTAGTTTTACTGCGTAGCCGCTTTACGTGATCATACTGTATTTGTGTTTGTAACATGCGATCTATAATACAATTTTGATATTCTTTATCGGACAGTAAGCCCATATAGTCAGATTTGGTAGCATACTTTCGAATACTATCATATTTTGGATCGTTATTGGGTAACATATCTACCAGCGAAATGTACTTTTCTAACACAGGCTTGAGTCGGGTTGCTACAATCACTTTAATCTTAGCATCTTGTTCTTTAAAAACCTGAATCTTATTTGGATACATAATGATTAAATCTTTTAAATCAGTACTTTCTATATACTCAAACTTTGTGGTATTGATAATCGAATTTATAGCGCCATCTAATAGATTCACTTCTTTATCTACTACATGGATAATGGTGTCTCTGGTACCCTGAGTAATTTTATCTTCTGTGTACCCTACATAATCCAAGGTTTTTTCTAATCGGACTATGGCACGTGGATATTCGGCTACCAAACCATTTAATATCCGTAGATTGGTATTCAACTCTTCATTTAAACCTTCATACACCTTCTGCTCTACGATATTGTTTTTTCGGATTTCATTTAAATCGCCTATTTTCCAAGCAATAAGAATCCCTATTACGATCAATACAATTTCACCTAAAGCATAAATGATATAAGATTTTACCTTACCCAAGGCTATTAGATTTCTTCTTAACTTACGGAATAGCTTCATATACTTTAATTTAATTACTAAAACATCTTTTTAACATTAACCTTAAAAAACATTGCCTTTTATATTAAAATTAGCCACTAGACACCTAGTGCACTTTACAATACATTTTAAAAACCAAATAAAAAGGAGGAATTATAGATTTAGGGAATTAGAATTTATATAGTCTAAAAATTTACTTTTATATTGCTCCGAAACGGTAATACGCTGGTTGTTTATGAGGATCTGACTTCGCTCTATTACTTCAATATTCTTTAACGAGACAATAAAAGACCGGTGTACCCGCATAAAACTTTGTTCAGGTAGTTCTTCTTGAAGCGACTTTAAACTCATCAGGGTTAAAATAGCCTTAGGATTGTCTTTAACCCAAATTTTGATGTAATCTTTTAAGCCCTCAAAATACAATACATCGGCTAATTTAATCCGCAATTGTTTGTACTCAGATTTTACAAAAAGAAATTCTTTTTCTGGCTGTTCTTTTAATTCTGGCACCACTGGAACCGGTACCGTTTGCTTCTTTGATAAATTAAACCAGACTTTCGCTTTATGTGCCGCAGTAAGAAACTCAGCATAATCAAAAGGCTTCAACAAGTAATCTAAAGCTTCTACCTTAAACCCTTCTAAGGCATATTGATCAAATGCCGTAGTAAGAATAAATCGGGTATTTTTAGGAAGCATTTTAGAAAATTCTAAGCCGGTTAAATCTGGCATTTGAATGTCTAGAAAAATTAAATCTACCGACTCTTCATTTAAGTAGTCTAAGGCTTCTAAGGCACTGCTGCATTTCTTTTTAAGTTGCAGGAATGATGTTTTTGAAACATACGACTCCACTAAATTTAGTGCCATAGGCTCATCATCTACTATAATACAGGTAATTACATCCATCTGTTAAGTTTCTATTCTTAAATCTACACTATAAATACCATCTTTTAATTTTGTTTCAAAAGAATATTTATCGGCGTACAAAAGGTTTAGACCTTTTTTTAGGTTCTGCAAGCCAATTCCTGAGCCACTTTTGTCTGCTGTCGTTTTCGGAAAATTTGTATTCTCAATTTTAAAAATAACCAGATTAGCTTCGGTAGTCAAGGCAATATTAATTTCACTTTCTTGAGTTGCCGAAACTCCGTGTTTAAAGGCATTTTCAATAAGCGATATAAATAACAAAGGCGCTATTTGTATTTGTGTTTCCTCTAACGGAAAACTATAGCTAATTTTTGTTTTATCTGAGGTCCGTAACTCCATCAAATCTATATACTTCTTCAAAAAATCTATTTCCTTACTCAAAGCAATTACACTAGTGTTTGTTTCATACAACAAGTAACGCATCAACTTACTTAAACTATGTAAGGTAGATTTGGC encodes:
- a CDS encoding metal ABC transporter solute-binding protein, Zn/Mn family — protein: MKKYLIITLCTLAIISCKSDKKDNGKINVVTTTSMITDLVKNIGGDYINLQGLMGSGVDPHLYKASEGDVSKLSEADIIFYNGLHLEGKLVEVFEKMAHQNKKTIALSDALDKNTLIGSEFFASNYDPHIWFNVDYWKEATKYVVKQLSEAVPEHQAVFKTNGEAYLNKLEALKTKLNKTIQTLPEDKRVLVTAHDAFNYFGKSFGFEVVGLQGISTATEAGVQDVQKMSDFIIDQKVKAIFIESSVPRRTIEAVKAAVNAKNHDVEIGGSLYSDALGNPGTAEGTYIGMFEYNVNTIVNALK
- a CDS encoding metal ABC transporter ATP-binding protein, which translates into the protein MTNIAVKVDDLTVAYNYKPVLWDIDLEIPEGVLMAIVGPNGAGKSTLIKSILGILKPLAGSVTIYGKPYNKQRSLVAYVPQKGSVDWDFPTTALDVVMMGTYGSLGWIKRPGQKEKKLALEALEKVGMLAFQSRQINQLSGGQQQRIFLARALVQDAAIYFMDEPFQGVDATTEIAIINILKELRKANKTVIVVHHDLQTVPEYFDWVTFLNVKKIATGPVKDIFNDDNLTKTYGINFKVSVQE
- a CDS encoding metal ABC transporter permease — protein: MDPLEYIELVFTDYTLRTITLGTAILGAVCGMLGSFAVLRKQSLLGDAISHAALPGIAIAFLITGTKDSSVLLIGALVSGLIGTFWIRGITSKTHLKSDTALGLILSLFFGFGMLLLTFIQKQPNANQAGLDKYLFGQAATLVESDVWLMAIVTGICLIILLLFWKEFKILLFDADYTKTLGFNTKFIDILITTFIVLAIVLGLQTVGVILMSAMLLAPAAAARQWTNSLSFMVVLAAIFGAFAGVFGTAISASQSNLSTGPVIVIVAGVFVIFSFIFSPSRGLLFKQIRLIKNRRDLELHKTLAFMYHIAETHENISHPHAIKILNNFQGYTTKTLKELVQKNYVTIKGNMWSLTKEGFTVASNLYNQQNTKDE
- a CDS encoding metal ABC transporter permease; this translates as MSSSQIEIQLIASIVAIACAIPGTFLVLRKMAMISDAISHSILPGIVIGFFITQDLNSPLLIILAAFTGIITVVLVEYIQKTGLVKEDTAIGLVFPTLFSIGVILIAKNANDVHLDVDAVLLGELAFAPFDRMIIGGVDIGPKSLIIIGTILIITITLLFLFFKELKISTFDAGLAASLGFSPTVIHYGLMTVSSVTTVGAFDAVGAILVVALMIAPAATAYLLTTDLKRMLVLAIVFGVTGAISGYWLAHILDASIAGSITTMLGIIFFLVYLFAPSKGVIAVVYREKQQRIEVSLLTFLLHLKNHQEEEERHVNHLNEHINWQKVRSKTVLELAQKNNMILIDNGVVSLTEKGEEFTSLAIDYIITNEDAKIEYMKDDFFLFRG
- a CDS encoding LytTR family DNA-binding domain-containing protein → MDVITCIIVDDEPMALNLVESYVSKTSFLQLKKKCSSALEALDYLNEESVDLIFLDIQMPDLTGLEFSKMLPKNTRFILTTAFDQYALEGFKVEALDYLLKPFDYAEFLTAAHKAKVWFNLSKKQTVPVPVVPELKEQPEKEFLFVKSEYKQLRIKLADVLYFEGLKDYIKIWVKDNPKAILTLMSLKSLQEELPEQSFMRVHRSFIVSLKNIEVIERSQILINNQRITVSEQYKSKFLDYINSNSLNL